A single Populus nigra chromosome 13, ddPopNigr1.1, whole genome shotgun sequence DNA region contains:
- the LOC133671113 gene encoding NADP-dependent alkenal double bond reductase P2-like: protein MASDHSVGGEEVISNKQVILKDYVSGFPRESNLYLTTSNIKLKVPEEESGKDAVLVKNLYLSCDPFMRGRMQGDLPPGEPEQSSYSLGSPIVGYGVARVVDSRHSDFKKGDLVWGRTIGWEEYSLITTPEYLFKINHTDDIPLSYYTGILGMPGITAYFCFFDIGSPKEGDRVYVSSASGAVGQLVGQFAKLIGCYVVGSAGSKEKVELLKTKFGFDDAFNYKEEHDLDAALKRYFPEGIDIYFENVGGKMLDAVLLNMRHHGRIALCGMISQYNLEQPESVQNIIAVLYKHIRMEGFSVAEYYDQYSKFLDFVLPYIKEGKIVYVEDITEGLESGPAALIGLFSGRNVGKQVVKVAQE from the exons ATGGCTAGTGATCATAGTGTCGGTGGTGAGGAAGTGATCAGCAACAAACAAGTGATCCTCAAGGACTATGTGAGTGGTTTTCCAAGAGAATCAAACCTGTACCTGACGACAAGTAACATCAAACTCAAAGTACCAGAAGAAGAGAGTGGTAAAGATGCTGTGCTGGTTAAGAATCTCTACTTGTCTTGTGATCCTTTCATGCGTGGACGCATGCAGGGAGATCTGCCACCCGGTGAACCTGAACAATCTTCCTACTCCCTTGGCTCT CCAATTGTTGGATATGGAGTGGCTAGAGTTGTTGATTCCAGGCACTCTGACTTCAAGAAAGGTGATTTGGTCTGGGGAAGGACAATCGGCTGGGAAGAATACAGTCTAATAACAACACCTGAATACCTCTTCAAAATCAACCATACTGATGATATACCCCTTTCCTACTACACTGGAATTCTTG GAATGCCTGGCATCACTGCTTATTTTTGCTTCTTTGACATTGGCTCTCCCAAGGAAGGAGACCGTGTCTACGTTTCATCAGCATCAGGCGCAGTTGGTCAGCTTGTTGGGCAATTTGCAAAGCTGATAGGTTGTTATGTTGTTGGAAGTGCTGGAAGTAAAGAAAAGGTCGAACTATTGAAGACCAAGTTTGGATTTGATGATGCTTTCAATTATAAAGAGGAGCATGACTTGGATGCAGCCTTGAAAAG GTACTTCCCTGAAGGCATCGACATTTACTTTGAGAATGTTGGAGGAAAAATGCTTGATGCTGTCCTTCTAAACATGAGACACCATGGCCGTATTGCTTTGTGTGGAATGATCTCTCAATACAATCTCGAGCAGCCTGAAAGTGTGCAGAACATAATCGCTGTACTCTATAAGCATATCCGGATGGAAGGGTTTTCGGTTGCCGAGTACTATGACCAATACTCCAAGTTCTTGGATTTTGTTCTGCCTTATATTAAAGAAGGGAAGATTGTTTATGTGGAAGACATAACTGAAGGACTCGAGAGTGGCCCTGCTGCATTGATAGGCCTATTCAGCGGACGAAATGTAGGCAAGCAAGTAGTGAAGGTTGCTCAGGAGTGA